CTGGTGAAGGGTGATTGGGTGGAAGTTTGAGGAGTCATATCAAAAATCAAAATTAAGAATTTCTCACGCAAAGGCGCAAAGACGCCAAGAAGAATTTAAGATTCTTTGTGTCTCTGTACGGGCAGTCCGTTCAAGTCGGGAAACCCGCCCACACGGCTGCCCTCGCCTCTGTGGTTTATTATTCACTCACTAATAAAGCAACTGGAAAATGAGCAAGGGCTGCACCAATAGATAATGTTCCTGTAGCTTCTAAAGATTGCTGAGTGAGAACATTGTTCCAGGTAGAGGAAGTTCCTTTGGGTAATTGTAGCTGCGTATCTTGCCATACAGACTCGCCTAGGGGATATTCTCTAGGCTGGATCAGGCGAGTGAAAAAGCGAGGGGCGATCGCGATCGCTGTTTGATTTCCCTGCTGTCTGGCAAAGGCGATGATATGATTAGCGTGGGTTCCCTGAATTTCTAAGGGTAAATATTCGCCGTCTTGGAATAATTGCAGATAATCTGTTCTAGCTTTGAGGGCTTGAACTGTTAAAAATAGTTTGATTCTGCCATCATTTCTTTGATTGAGTAATTCTTGAATTAAGCTGAGAATGTTAGTTTGAATTTGCTGTTTAATCGTACTTAAATAACTACGTCGCTGTTCAAAATCTACAGGGCGGCGATTATCTGGATCTACTAAACTTAATTCCCAAAGTTCTGTTCCTTGGTAAAAGTCAGGTACGCCAGGAGCAACAATTTTTAATAAAGTTTGAGAAAGCGAGTTGAAGATGCCATATTCTGCAATTTGTTGTTGAAAATTACGGAAATCAGCTAGGAATTCTTTAGAGATTGATGGATCTAGTACCTTTTCTACAAAGGAAGTACAAGCCTCTTCATACTCATTATCAGGCCGCAACCATGCTGTATGTACTTTGGCTTCTCGAATGGATTTAATGATATATTCCTTCACCCTTTCCACAAAAGAAGACTGTTCCTGTTCAGCGAAGGGAAACGCCCCGACTAGTGTTTGATAGAGAAAATATTCATCATTGCGATCGGGCATAGATGAACGATGATGCTTACTTTTTAGCCCTTGATTTAGGTTACTCCAACTATTAACTTTTTCCTCCCACTCATTTGGAATTTCTGATAATACATTTAACCTCGCCCGCACATCTTCACCGCGTTTGGTGTCGTGGGTGGCGGTAGCGTTCATTGTATGAGGCCAGTTGGCTTGGTGCTTTTGATTAAATGTATGGAAGTCAGTTAGAGAAATACCAAAATGACTGGGATTTCCGCCTACTTCATTCAGCGACAACAAGCGATTATAAGCATATAAGGTGGTATCTTCTACACCTTTCGCCATCAGGGGGCCAGTGTATTGCTGCATCCGCATAACAAAATATAGCCATTGGTCGCGTTCTGTTGGCGTCAGGGATTCATCAAACTCTAGCAGCATAAGCTTTTCAATAAAGTCCATCTCATGCTGCAATAGGGGTGCGTGTTCCTTGGCTTGGCGAATTACTTCCTCAATGTAGACGCGATCGCTATCATGGATGCCATCGGGAGTAATATATGTGCGATAAATCGGGAATAGGGTGAGAATTTCTGCGATCGCTCGTTTTAATCCGTTAACTGTAAAGTCATTCCCATAGCGATATTTGCTGGAAATATTCTTCAAAAGTATAGCCAGATTATCAACGTCACCTGCTAAGTTTTTTTCTAAAATTAGGTGCTTATTCTTATTGACAAGAGATGCATAATCTAATTTATTACCAATAAAGCTATGGTAGATTTTATCGAACTGCGATTCATTTTCAGATTGGCAGAATAAGCCATTTATATAATTTAAAAAGTCGTATCCAGATGTACCTTGAATTCTCCAATTTTCTGGTAAATCTTCAGTCAGTTCCAAGATTTTTTCCACAGTGATGTAAACATCACCCATCTTTTCTTGGAGTCGTTCTAAATATTGGGTGGGGTTATAAAGTCCATCGATATGGTCAATGCGTAAGCCAGTAAATTTACCTTCTTCTACTAGCTTTTGAATTAAACTATGAGTGTTATTAAAAACTCGCAGTTCTTCAACTTTCACAGAAATGAGTTCGTTGACTGTAAAGAAGCGGCGGTAGTTCATTTCTTCCGCGCCAACTTTCCAGAAAGCCAGGCGATAAAATTGGTCTTTTAATAAGTCATCTAGCAAATTAAAGCTTTCAGAATTACCTGCTTCTCCATTGAAAGTTTTCAGGTTCTCTTCAATGAAATCGCGGATAGCATCGTTACTGTTGTAAAGTTCCCAAACCAAGCCTTTGATAAAGGCGATTTGGTCTTGTCGCTGTTTACCAGCCACCTCGGAGGGCACATTTTTGAGAATGTAGAGAATCCCTAATAGCTTGATAAAATCGGGATGATTGCGTCCTAATGTACGGGTAAGTTTACCCAGATTATAGGTGAGGAATTTAGTGTAGGATTCTAAACGCAGAGGTAATTTTAAGCTGTAATAATTAACAGTTAAACCATTTTGTTCGTATTGCAGTTGAATGTCTCCCTTTTCTAGAGAAACACCGTAAAAGTCTCCTAGTAGGGGAGCAAGAATTCGTTCTTGGCGATCGCCAAATGGGACATTCCAACTCAAGTCGAAGTAATCTGTATAGCTAGAATCCGGGCCGTGTTCTAACACGTCCATTAAGTATGGGTTTTCGCTACTATAAGCCATGTGGTTGGGTACAATATCTTGCAACCAGCCC
The genomic region above belongs to Calothrix sp. NIES-2098 and contains:
- a CDS encoding malto-oligosyltrehalose synthase encodes the protein MRIPKATYRIQFTSQFNFDNAKAIASYLADLGISDLYASPIFKARSGSTHGYDVVDAAQLNPELGTTESFEALVSELQTLGMGWLQDIVPNHMAYSSENPYLMDVLEHGPDSSYTDYFDLSWNVPFGDRQERILAPLLGDFYGVSLEKGDIQLQYEQNGLTVNYYSLKLPLRLESYTKFLTYNLGKLTRTLGRNHPDFIKLLGILYILKNVPSEVAGKQRQDQIAFIKGLVWELYNSNDAIRDFIEENLKTFNGEAGNSESFNLLDDLLKDQFYRLAFWKVGAEEMNYRRFFTVNELISVKVEELRVFNNTHSLIQKLVEEGKFTGLRIDHIDGLYNPTQYLERLQEKMGDVYITVEKILELTEDLPENWRIQGTSGYDFLNYINGLFCQSENESQFDKIYHSFIGNKLDYASLVNKNKHLILEKNLAGDVDNLAILLKNISSKYRYGNDFTVNGLKRAIAEILTLFPIYRTYITPDGIHDSDRVYIEEVIRQAKEHAPLLQHEMDFIEKLMLLEFDESLTPTERDQWLYFVMRMQQYTGPLMAKGVEDTTLYAYNRLLSLNEVGGNPSHFGISLTDFHTFNQKHQANWPHTMNATATHDTKRGEDVRARLNVLSEIPNEWEEKVNSWSNLNQGLKSKHHRSSMPDRNDEYFLYQTLVGAFPFAEQEQSSFVERVKEYIIKSIREAKVHTAWLRPDNEYEEACTSFVEKVLDPSISKEFLADFRNFQQQIAEYGIFNSLSQTLLKIVAPGVPDFYQGTELWELSLVDPDNRRPVDFEQRRSYLSTIKQQIQTNILSLIQELLNQRNDGRIKLFLTVQALKARTDYLQLFQDGEYLPLEIQGTHANHIIAFARQQGNQTAIAIAPRFFTRLIQPREYPLGESVWQDTQLQLPKGTSSTWNNVLTQQSLEATGTLSIGAALAHFPVALLVSE